A region from the Nematostella vectensis chromosome 13, jaNemVect1.1, whole genome shotgun sequence genome encodes:
- the LOC5506860 gene encoding uncharacterized protein LOC5506860, whose translation MASGFSEEGDNFRQQLLEIDNGLGKEELEKLIFLCENCTPGLSSLNITSGLGLFRELQNCNKIGPGNVRFLKWQLYAIKRNDLASKLADKKETFKDSSVQINQSDQQVNSPIQETTPQKILDEDIIDELLSQESPPMRILLLSDKWQAWGESIPVINREMSCALAQTGHQVACLVLKATAVEIEEARSHNVNLFTCDDDNNIYKGKIQSMYHHETFPFEPDLVVGHGTLTGPLADHFASRFSCPRVHVFHCVPDEGETFDDQSMEECDEVTLAKSADFTAAIGVYLKDKWNSVLNKEVFEIIPGLPSYATARNSIASPQCRCFVATNPNAPDSSGLDIAVWALNNCRRSKLKYKATLIVRNTNPSRTGEVEKKVLKILEQHDKEGVELNFKKASDSRQELVDIQGSTMFLLPARRSPFGVAALDAIATGIPVLISSQSGLAYLIRQYFDEKYHSCILDVKGTEDQEKAEDADSWARAVSDLFEDREHAFLFASDFKSQWEKAFSWKSTMEVFMAKLSKSVERRPVSPTSFNKTAVPRISEEDKQLVEEMCLFDKRQKFILFLSPENTKEMQEAVYLAQVRWAAVFDFDVNTEETGFLAACERYLETMGKPACRMLPKEGEPISIPNGTPWILVEGNSAIQANPKSKINCWISKFFEQLMKKHSQTITFVLVWRSDPKMKNLCKKVRDIFCIASACEAFKDSKVFILSTSPETDGRIDDIADDWKTEIKHTTVEGFCGAIFNDAISKPNNLQDPDFSLPTDEGMKVLPTWLRWVDSEMAVLYSSIGISPEMGKDDANHFYRGGRISWYAIEMNYAVERESWERLKTEIKEKVKYSGASRLVFSHQRGTGGTTSSRKILYDLRNDFPCVCLKAINTHTREAITQLWRFCRRPVIVLVDVKQSPGEEYEIDMLFDSLSDERVSCLIIQVAHRYTSLRGKVEFQEPKVKPGNKHTVADTLTSLEADCFVEVYSTQNKERAGNLRHHRQEKKELQIPFYYALVAFEQRFEGLRPFVADCLAGLTKKQESVLVFMAMAHYYAQTTLPGPQFARALGISKRACHNLEDFLPEKILDLLIEEDGSWYCRHNLISKEILRQLLSRPYGINEENWKNKLAEKAIDFVKHMDEKTCSEMLIIRDDDHAKNFFSALVMDIPVDEDVVKVFEETIAVFPTNPYFKVHLGRYYSKTMKNGFKDAIKYTNEGIQCAADYRSHVRSRFTQMKGMVYKRHVQNLIYDPSSKLADIISYAEKGIASFKRAVSICQELCEENYIPLVAMMCQIFKHVDKTQGGLAEYLRSSSSQESKFLLDSLLETADDLEMVSESDQYPHWRRQLYSFQMGKHKGKSCELLKLFKDFKESGKASIPSVNREIVRVWVDLCSEKGVPLEREAEEMIRLLDESLKHRSRIDSTMRLWMKIAPHVPVEIHVAEAKVGVWCSNDKSVWSCFYSYIFSCMRILDGGKHYYDEAMRNSHEDLLVAVRNMRRYDVGRIRQPDRPILFLGDGKGMKKLVTLDAQSWDVRKSRSIDMKYLDKLHRYEGVINKTDKTSKNVGEILMSCDLAVSFRPDLCEPPLVGESNLYKKVHFYMAFNFFGTEAYNVRLIAQ comes from the exons ATGGCGTCGGGATTTAGCGAAGAGGGAGATAATTTTCGCCAACAACTCTTGGAAATCGACAATGGGCTTGGCAAAGAGGAACTTGAAAAGCTTATTTTCCTGTGCGAAAATTGCACGCCTGGTTTATCATCCTTAAACATCACAAGTGGACTTGGGCTGTTCAGAGAACTGCAGAATTGCAACAAGATAGGCCCAGGGAATGTACGGTTCCTCAAATGGCAGTTGTACGCGATCAAAAGGAACGACTTGGCATCGAAACTGGCCGATAAAA aAGAAACATTCAAAGATTCAAGTGTTCAAATAAATCAGAG tgATCAACAAGTCAACTCCCCTATACAAGAAACAACACCTCAAAAG ATTCTCGATGAGGACATTATCGATGAGCTTTTATCCCAAG AGTCTCCGCCGATGCGTATTTTATTGCTGAGTGACAAGTGGCAAGCATGGGGGGAAAGTATCCCTGTCATCAACCGAGAAATGAGCTGTGCGCTCGCACAAACTGGTCACCAAGTCGCCTGTCTTGTTTTGAAAGCGACCGCAGTGGAAATAGAGGAAGCAAGATCCCATAACGTCAACCTTTTTACAtgtgatgatgacaacaacATCTACAAGGGCAAGATTCAGTCAATGTATCACCACGAGACGTTTCCATTTGAGCCGGATTTGGTCGTAGGCCATGGTACACTCACAGGGCCACTAGCAGACCATTTTGCGAGCAGATTCTCGTGTCCTCGGGTGCATGTGTTCCACTGCGTCCCAGACGAAGGAGAGACGTTTGACGATCAGAGTATGGAGGAATGTGACGAGGTTACCCTTGCAAAAAGCGCAGACTTTACGGCCGCCATTGGTGTTTATTTGAAAGATAAATGGAACAGCGTACTCAATAAAGAGGTGTTTGAAATTATCCCAGGCCTACCCTCCTATGCTACCGCGAGGAACTCTATCGCCTCTCCGCAGTGCCGTTGTTTTGTAGCCACAAATCCTAACGCCCCAGATTCAAGTGGCCTTGATATAGCTGTATGGGCCCTCAACAATTGTAGAAGGTCCAAGCTTAAGTACAAAGCAACCCTGATTGTCCGAAACACGAACCCCAGCAGAACAGGAGAAGTAGAGAAGAAGGTACTGAAGATTCTGGAACAACACGACAAGGAGGGCGTCGAACTTAACTTCAAGAAGGCGTCTGACAGCAGGCAAGAGCTCGTAGACATCCAAGGGTCTACTATGTTTCTTTTGCCAGCACGACGCAGCCCATTTGGGGTGGCAGCATTAGATGCAATTGCAACAGGTATACCCGTGTTGATAAGCTCACAAAGTGGCTTAGCGTATTTGATCCGTCAATACTTTGACGAGAAGTATCACAGCTGCATCTTGGACGTCAAAGGTACAGAAGATCAGGAAAAAGCAGAGGATGCTGACAGCTGGGCAAGAGCTGTCAGCGATTTGTTTGAAGATCGGGAACACGCTTTCCTCTTTGCATCAGATTTCAAGAGCCAGTGGGAAAAAGCATTTTCTTGGAAAAGTACTATGGAGGTTTTTATGGCGAAACTATCCAAATCTGTAGAACGGCGACCGGTCTCCCCAACAAGCTTCAATAAAACCGCCGTGCCACGGATATCTGAGGAGGACAAGCAGTTGGTCGAAGAGATGTGCCTTTTTGACAAACGTCAAAAgtttattctttttctttctcctgAGAACACCAAGGAGATGCAAGAAGCAGTTTACTTGGCTCAAGTTCGTTGGGCAGCTGTATTTGATTTTGACGTTAATACTGAGGAGACGGGTTTCCTAGCAGCGTGTGAAAGATATCTCGAGACGATGGGAAAGCCAGCTTGCCGAATGTTACCAAAGGAAGGAGAGCCCATCAGCATTCCCAATGGAACTCCATGGATCCTTGTAGAGGGGAACTCAGCAATTCAAGCGAATCCCAAGAGCAAAATTAACTGCTGGATCTCCAAGTTTTTTGAGCAATTGATGAAAAAGCACAGCCAAACAATCACCTTTGTCCTCGTATGGAGAAGTGACCCTAAAATGAAGAATCTCTGCAAGAAAGTGCGGGACATCTTTTGCATTGCCAGCGCATGTGAGGCCTTTAAGGACTCCAAGGTATTCATCCTGTCGACGTCCCCGGAAACAGACGGCCGCATTGATGACATTGCCGATGACTGGAAAACAGAAATCAAGCACACGACAGTTGAAGGCTTTTGCGGGGCTATTTTCAACGATGCCATATCGAAACCCAACAATCTTCAAGATCCAGACTTTTCCCTTCCCACAGATGAAGGCATGAAAGTGCTGCCAACATGGCTACGTTGGGTGGATTCGGAGATGGCCGTCCTTTACAGCTCTATAGGCATTTCTCCAGAGATGGGAAAGGACGATGCAAATCATTTCTACCGTGGTGGTAGGATATCATGGTACGCAATCGAGATGAATTATGCTGTCGAGAGAGAGTCATGGGAGAGGCTAAAAACGGAGATTAAAGAGAAGGTGAAATACTCTGGCGCGTCAAGACTGGTGTTTTCTCACCAAAGGGGAACTGGGGGTACTACATCTTCTAGGAAGATACTCTATGACCTTCGAAACGATTTCCCGTGTGTGTGCCTTAAAGCGATTAACACGCATACGCGGGAAGCAATAACCCAGCTTTGGAGATTCTGCCGCCGCCCCGTCATCGTCCTAGTAGACGTCAAGCAATCACCGGGAGAAGAGTATGAGATTGACATGCTGTTTGATAGCCTGTCAGATGAGAGAGTTTCCTGCCTGATCATTCAAGTGGCACATCGATACACCTCTCTGCGTGGGAAAGTAGAATTCCAGGAACCAAAAGTAAAGCCAGGAAACAAGCACACTGTGGCTGACACGTTGACCAGCCTGGAGGCTGATTGTTTTGTGGAAGTGTATAGCACTCAAAACAAAGAGAGGGCAGGCAATCTACGACATCATCgtcaagaaaagaaagagcTGCAGATTCCCTTCTACTACGCCCTGGTGGCATTTGAGCAGAGATTCGAGGGTCTTCGGCCTTTTGTCGCCGACTGTCTCGCTGGCCTTACCAAGAAACAGGAATCGGTTCTGGTGTTCATGGCAATGGCCCATTACTATGCACAGACCACTCTACCGGGGCCGCAATTCGCAAGAGCTTTAGGCATTTCAAAGCGTGCATGCCACAATCTTGAAGACTTTTTACCAGAGAAAATTCTTGATTTACTTATTGAAGAGGACGGATCTTGGTATTGTCGGCATAACCTAATCAGCAAAGAGATTTTGCGACAGCTGCTGAGTAGACCCTATGGCATCAACGAAGAAAACTGGAAAAATAAGCTTGCAGAAAAAGCTATCGATTTTGTCAAGCATATGGATGAGAAGACCTGTAGTGAGATGCTTATCATCCGAGATGATGATCATGCGAAGAACTTTTTCTCGGCGCTTGTGATGGATATCCCTGTCGACGAAGACGTCGTTAAAGTTTTTGAGGAGACAATCGCAGTTTTCCCAACAAACCCGTACTTCAAAGTACACCTTGGTCGGTATTACAgcaaaacaatgaaaaatgGTTTCAAAGATGCTATCAAATACACCAACGAAGGCATCCAGTGCGCAGCAGATTACAGAAGTCATGTCAGAAGTCGATTTACGCAAATGAAAGGGATGGTATACAAGCGTCATGTCCAGAATTTAATTTATGACCCTTCTTCCAAACTTGCAGACATAATCAGCTATGCAGAGAAAGGCATCGCCTCCTTTAAACGCGCTGTTAGTATTTGCCAAGAGCTATGCGAAGAGAACTACATCCCCCTTGTTGCAATGATGTGCCAAATCTTCAAGCATGTTGACAAGACGCAAGGAGGACTAGCCGAGTATCTGAGGTCATCATCAAGCCAAGAAAGTAAGTTTTTGTTGGACAGTCTGCTTGAAACTGCTGATGACCTCGAAATGGTGTCAGAAAGTGATCAGTACCCGCACTGGCGCCGACAACTCTACTCTTTCCAGATGGGAAAACACAAAGGAAAGTCATGTGAGCTGCTCAAGCTTTTCAAGGACTTTAAAGAATCTGGAAAGGCTAGTATTCCATCTGTTAACCGAGAAATCGTGCGAGTTTGGGTAGACCTTTGTTCGGAGAAGGGTGTACCCCTTGAAAGAGAAGCGGAGGAAATGATCCGCTTGCTAGATGAATCCTTGAAGCATCGTAGTCGAATTGACTCCACCATGCGACTGTGGATGAAGATTGCGCCCCATGTGCCGGTTGAGATCCACGTTGCAGAGGCAAAGGTTGGCGTATGGTGCTCGAATGACAAGTCAGTCTGGTCCTGCTTTTACTCCTACATCTTTTCTTGCATGAGAATTCTAGATGGGGGTAAGCACTATTATGACGAAGCAATGAGGAACAGCCACGAAGACCTGCTTGTTGCAGTGAGAAACATGCGACGCTACGACGTTGGCCGCATCAGACAACCGGACCGCCCCATCCTCTTTCTTGGCGATGGAAAGGGAATGAAGAAGCTTGTCACTCTAGATGCCCAGTCCTGGGACGTACGAAAGAGCCGCTCAATTGACATGAAGTACCTCGACAAGCTGCATCGCTACGAGGGTGTCATCAACAAAACtgacaaaacaagtaaaaatgtaGGGGAGATATTAATGTCTTGTGATCTTGCTGTCTCATTCCGGCCTGATCTTTGCGAGCCACCATTGGTCGGAGAATCAAACTTGTATAAAAAAGTACACTTCTACATGGCGTTTAACTTTTTTGGCACGGAGGCCTACAACGTCAGGTTAATTGCTCAGTGA
- the LOC5503636 gene encoding transcriptional regulator ATRX homolog isoform X1 has translation MPYNCSVQGCSNRSSRDRQKSYFRIPRCVSHKSVRLREVTLRRREKWLKNLAGSTKLIASPHARVCSDHFVKGFPGNVFDENDVDWAPTLKLGDESKPDKPVPKSTRKRPDESPKDARTTHDTKPKTRNQKTATSKATDPKPVKATDQKPSKVAEQKSKAKPTITKKPTEAVQKKVKSEKIEPETKITKSEKTTKTHQTEAKPKETKPPQKRKLSEEDQPQDNENDRESKIARIDENTTEIKKPSPKPRYEDLWPKTREREAEVFLDMQKVIRIEVSRSDMGDGPLDFNGRLKQRPKEMQSVACQTDLTSQEIQSLEDELSKVKQQLYILEMKTMRSNRSKVDSSRLIT, from the exons ATGCCGTATAATTGTTCAGTGCAAGGCTGCTCAAACCGGTCCAGTCGAGACAGACAGAAGTCTTACTTCAGAATCCCGAGATGTGTCTCCCATAAAAGCGTACGATTGAGGGAAGTGACACTTCGTCGGCGGGAAAAATGGCTAAAAAACCTCGCCGGCTCGACGAAGTTGATTGCTTCGCCACATGCGCGGGTTTGCAGTGACCACTTTGTCAAAG GTTTTCCTGGCAACGTTTTTGATGAGAACGATGTCGACTGGGCACCAACGCTAAAACTTGGTGATGAGTCGAAACCGGATAAACCGGTTCCAAAAAGCACCCGAAAGAGACCCGACGAAAGTCCGAAGGATGCTCGAACGACACACGACACAAAACCGAAAACACGAAACCAGAAAACCGCAACATCAAAAGCTACAGATCCAAAACCTGTAAAAGCCACAGATCAAAAGCCTTCAAAAGTCGCGGAACAAAAGAGTAAGGCCAAgccaacaataacaaagaagcCGACAGAAGCAGTGCaaaagaaagtaaaatcagaaaaaatcGAACCTGAAACTAAGATTACCAAAtcagaaaagacaacaaaaaccCACCAAACCGAAGCGAAACCAAAAGAAACCAAACCACCCCAGAAACGAAAACTCTCCGAGGAAGACCAACCACAAGATAACGAAAACGACAGAGAGTCGAAAATTGCCCGAATAGACGAAAACACGACGGAAATTAAAAAGCCATCGCCGAAACCTCGATATGAGGATTTGTGGCCGAAAACGAGAGAAAGAGAGGCCGAGGTTTTCCTTGACATGCAGAAAGTTATTCGTATTGAAGTGTCAAGAAGTGACATGGGAGACGGGCCCCTGGACTTCAATG GTCGTTTAAAGCAACGACCCAAAGAAATGCAGTCTGTTGCATGTCAGACAGACTTGACTTCCCAGGAGATACAGTCTTTGGAGGATGAACTAAGTAAAGTCAAACAACAACTGTACATTCTCGAGATGAAAACAATGCGATCCAACAGATCTAAAGTGGATTCATCTAGGTTAATTACCTGA
- the LOC5503636 gene encoding transcriptional regulator ATRX homolog isoform X2 yields the protein MPDICTVLSCSNRSNRERDRRYFRIPKVVEHKGKRYQDMTRKRRERWLANLNVSSLSAHARVCSDHFVKGFPGNVFDENDVDWAPTLKLGDESKPDKPVPKSTRKRPDESPKDARTTHDTKPKTRNQKTATSKATDPKPVKATDQKPSKVAEQKSKAKPTITKKPTEAVQKKVKSEKIEPETKITKSEKTTKTHQTEAKPKETKPPQKRKLSEEDQPQDNENDRESKIARIDENTTEIKKPSPKPRYEDLWPKTREREAEVFLDMQKVIRIEVSRSDMGDGPLDFNGRLKQRPKEMQSVACQTDLTSQEIQSLEDELSKVKQQLYILEMKTMRSNRSKVDSSRLIT from the exons ATGCCGGATATTTGCACGGTCCTGAGCTGTTCGAATCGCTCGAATAGAGAGCGGGATAGGCGCTATTTCCGAATCCCAAAAGTCGTGGAGCACAAAGGGAAACGATATCAAGATATGACGCGGAAGAGAAGAGAGAGATGGCTGGCGAATCTGAACGTGTCGTCTCTCTCAGCGCACGCCCGAGTCTGCAGCGATCACTTTGTAAAAG GTTTTCCTGGCAACGTTTTTGATGAGAACGATGTCGACTGGGCACCAACGCTAAAACTTGGTGATGAGTCGAAACCGGATAAACCGGTTCCAAAAAGCACCCGAAAGAGACCCGACGAAAGTCCGAAGGATGCTCGAACGACACACGACACAAAACCGAAAACACGAAACCAGAAAACCGCAACATCAAAAGCTACAGATCCAAAACCTGTAAAAGCCACAGATCAAAAGCCTTCAAAAGTCGCGGAACAAAAGAGTAAGGCCAAgccaacaataacaaagaagcCGACAGAAGCAGTGCaaaagaaagtaaaatcagaaaaaatcGAACCTGAAACTAAGATTACCAAAtcagaaaagacaacaaaaaccCACCAAACCGAAGCGAAACCAAAAGAAACCAAACCACCCCAGAAACGAAAACTCTCCGAGGAAGACCAACCACAAGATAACGAAAACGACAGAGAGTCGAAAATTGCCCGAATAGACGAAAACACGACGGAAATTAAAAAGCCATCGCCGAAACCTCGATATGAGGATTTGTGGCCGAAAACGAGAGAAAGAGAGGCCGAGGTTTTCCTTGACATGCAGAAAGTTATTCGTATTGAAGTGTCAAGAAGTGACATGGGAGACGGGCCCCTGGACTTCAATG GTCGTTTAAAGCAACGACCCAAAGAAATGCAGTCTGTTGCATGTCAGACAGACTTGACTTCCCAGGAGATACAGTCTTTGGAGGATGAACTAAGTAAAGTCAAACAACAACTGTACATTCTCGAGATGAAAACAATGCGATCCAACAGATCTAAAGTGGATTCATCTAGGTTAATTACCTGA